A genomic region of Caenorhabditis elegans chromosome V contains the following coding sequences:
- the E02C12.10 gene encoding CHK kinase-like domain-containing protein (Confirmed by transcript evidence), whose product MSLYEAADGILETHVTWKDVEEAMQISLGTKAKFGENKKSTNISDLKGFMSKIAMIEPHWVGVENDKVLPNKFTVKISSQLAFAVLSKTMKFGGVDGFDEEKLKTFGNVTRECHNREVAAYKMLIKFNNSDIPFTKVYHLKPFDDANDLKGFMIMEFIPNVHSIPMYEAIPADDLISLVRGIATFAALGETSEGDKTSAGGPEFIDMMFEEVLSMDQIEGHFDSLRILYGSEHLNTVETSITILRQYRMITKKYTKISELLGFKLVLNHGDLWQSNMLHCLDEFGNLKLKAIIDWQGVSTLPPGLDLSRLLMGCLSAHERRERGLEMLKLYHETFNQVLGKELFSFQELQDSYNLYYPMMAMLLLPIVSSFLDNSPISEVEKSQARIKNQKNMIAMMEDLIEVHDYNMKNHPDFLKL is encoded by the exons ATGTCGCTCTACGAAGCAGCTGATGGTATTTTGGAGACTCATGTTACGTGGAAAGATGTTGAAGAAGCTATGCAAATCTCATTAGGAACAAAGGCAAAGTTTGGAGAAAACAAGAAATCGACGAATATCAGTGATTTAAAA ggtTTCATGTCAAAAATAGCTATGATTGAACCTCATTGGGTTGGAGTTGAAAATGACAAGGTTCTTCCAAATAAGTTTACTGTAAAA ATATCTTCTCAATTAGCATTTGCAgttctttcaaaaactatgaagTTTGGTGGAGTTGATGGATTTGAtgaggaaaaactgaaaactttcggAAATGTTACAAGAGAATGCCATAATCGTGAAGTTGCTGCATACAAAATGTTGATAAAGTTTAATAATTCGGATATTCCATTCACgaag GTTTATCATTTGAAACCATTTGACGATGCAAATGATTTGAAGGGATTTATGATTATGGAATTTATTCCAAATGTTCATTCAATTCCAATGTATGAAGCAATTCCAGCCGATGACCTCATTTCACTTGTTCGTGGAATTGCCACTTTTGCAGCACTTGGGGAAACGTCAGAAGGAGATAAAACTTCTGCCGGAGGACCGGAGTTCATAGATATGATGTTCGAAGAAGTATTGAGCATGGATCAGATTGAAGGTCATTTTGATTCTTTGCGAATTTTGTATGGATCAGAACATTTGAATACTGTTGAAACATCGATTACCATTCTTCGCCAATATAGAATGATAACGAAAAAGTATACAAAAATATCAGAGTTACTGGGATTCAAATTAGTATTGAACCATGGGGATCTATGGCAATCGAACATGTTACATTGCTTGGATgagtttggaaatttgaaattgaaagcaATAATTGATTGGCAAGGAGTATCAACATTACCTCCTGGATTAGATCTTTCAAGACTTTTGATGGGATGTCTCAGTGCACATGAAAGACGAGAGAGAGGTctggaaatgttgaaattataCCATGAAACATTCAATCAAGTTCTTGGAAAAGAACTGTTTTCATTCCAAGAA ttacaaGACTCATATAATCTTTACTATCCAATGATGGCTATGCTACTTCTTCCGATTGTTTCATCTTTCCTGGACAATTCACCAATTTCGGAGGTCGAAAAATCTCAAGctagaataaaaaatcaaaaaaacatgattgCAATGATGGAAGATCTAATTGAAGTTCATGATTATAATATGAAAAACCatccagattttttgaaattgtga
- the E02C12.12 gene encoding Protein kinase domain-containing protein (Confirmed by transcript evidence) yields MQLSFGTYATFGDNMKATNISDLKGFQSIIALIEPDWIDVEKGKDLPKKFAVKISTQLALAVLSKIMKLGGENGFSEEKLNELGKLIRDGHNREVATYKLLEKMNHPDIPYTKVYGLKGYSDANDLKGFMIMEFIPNVRSIPMYEAILADDLISLVRGIATFAALGETLSEEEKAFAGGPEYLESMFEEVFTDEQLERIY; encoded by the exons ATGCAACTTTCTTTTGGAACGTATGCAACGTTTGGAGATAATATGAAAGCGACAAATATTAGTGACTTGAAA GGATTTCAATCAATAATCGCTTTGATTGAACCCGATTGGATTGACGTTGAAAAGGGAAAAGATCTTCCGAAGAAGTTTGCAGTGAAG atatcCACACAATTGGCTCTTGctgttctttcaaaaatcatgaaacTCGGGGGTGAGAATGGATTCAGTGAAGAAAAGCTGAATGAACTTGGGAAACTTATTAGAGATGGACATAATCGTGAAGTTGCTACTTATAAACTTCTTGAGAAAATGAATCATCCGGACATTCCATATACAAAG GTCTATGGACTCAAAGGATATTCTGATGCAAATGATTTGAAGGGTTTCATGATTATGGAATTTATTCCAAATGTTCGTTCAATTCCAATGTATGAAGCAATTCTAGCAGATGACCTCATTTCTCTTGTTCGTGGAATTGCCACTTTTGCAGCACTTGGGGAAACTTtatcagaagaagaaaaagcttTTGCCGGAGGACCTGAATACCTAGAATCGATGTTTGAAGAAGTATTCACTGATGAACAACTTGAAAGAATATATTAA
- the E02C12.11 gene encoding CHK domain-containing protein (Partially confirmed by transcript evidence) produces MLHCLDEFGNLKLKAIIDWQGVSTLPPGLDLSRLLMGCLSAHERRERGLEMLKLYHETFNQVLGKELFSFQELQDSYNLYYPMMAMALLPLVSSLAENSQVSEVEKAQIRFKTETKLVAMMEDLIEVHEYNLKHFPEILKG; encoded by the exons ATGTTACATTGCTTGGATgagtttggaaatttgaaattgaaagcaATAATTGATTGGCAAGGAGTATCAACATTACCTCCTGGATTAGATCTTTCAAGACTTTTGATGGGATGTCTCAGTGCACATGAAAGACGAGAGAGAGGTctggaaatgttgaaattataCCATGAAACATTCAATCAAGTTCTTGGAAAAGAACTGTTTTCATTCCAAGAA ttacaaGACTCATATAATCTTTACTATCCAATGATGGCTATGGCACTTCTTCCACTTGTATCTTCCCTTGCTGAAAATTCCCAAGTTTCAGAAGtagaaaaagctcaaattaGATTCAAGACAGAGACGAAACTAGTTGCAATGATGGAAGATCTCATCGAGGTTCATGaatacaatttgaaacatttcccCGAGATTTTGAAGggttaa